A genomic stretch from Candidatus Methanomassiliicoccus intestinalis Issoire-Mx1 includes:
- the argH gene encoding argininosuccinate lyase, with amino-acid sequence MDSKKVLWSGRFKEGATDATLAFTSSLHTDVKLARYDVLGSIAHAKMLSAQGIISQEDGKEIQKGLKEILLQIEDGTLPIQDSLEDIHSNIEFILTDRIKDAGARLHTARSRNDQVVTDVRMFMRDAILDTIEELIGFEKTLLEVSKDNIDVIVPGFTHVQHAQPVTIGHHFMAHFSRIRRDIERFIESYSRVNVCPLGSAALAGTTYDIDREYTSSLLGFQNPCYNSMDGVSDRDFIAEFLFNSSLCAVHLSSICEELVYWSSQEFAFIEMDDAYATGSSIMPQKKNSDVAELTRGRTGAAIGDLVNILTTMKGLPLTYNRDLQEDKDAMFSSYTRLTSCIKMCSAMIATLSFNKERMLSAASEGFMNATDLADYLVVKGMPFRKAHEVVGGAVRYCIDENKKLEDLTLKELQSFSDLIKEDVFDILPLEKCVNRRKSFGGTSPEIIPVQLDNGHSAVDRQNAFLIGERNIIEQAFDALEK; translated from the coding sequence ATGGACAGTAAAAAAGTTCTATGGTCTGGAAGGTTCAAAGAAGGTGCAACTGATGCAACACTGGCATTCACATCTTCTCTCCACACCGATGTAAAGCTCGCCAGGTATGATGTCCTTGGTTCGATTGCACATGCCAAGATGCTGAGCGCACAGGGGATAATTTCTCAAGAAGATGGAAAGGAAATTCAAAAAGGGCTGAAAGAGATTCTGCTCCAGATTGAAGATGGAACACTTCCAATCCAGGATAGCCTTGAAGATATCCACTCCAATATCGAGTTTATTCTTACCGACCGCATAAAAGATGCCGGAGCTCGACTTCATACAGCCCGCAGCAGGAATGATCAGGTTGTCACTGATGTAAGAATGTTCATGCGTGATGCCATTCTGGATACAATTGAAGAGCTCATAGGATTTGAAAAAACACTTCTTGAAGTTTCAAAAGATAACATTGATGTGATTGTGCCGGGATTTACACATGTACAGCATGCCCAGCCCGTAACTATCGGTCATCACTTTATGGCTCATTTTTCAAGGATAAGAAGAGATATTGAAAGGTTTATAGAATCATACAGCAGAGTAAATGTGTGTCCTCTAGGATCAGCAGCACTTGCCGGAACTACATATGACATAGATAGAGAATATACGAGCTCGCTGCTGGGATTTCAGAACCCCTGCTATAACTCAATGGACGGAGTATCAGACAGAGACTTCATTGCAGAGTTTCTCTTTAATTCATCCCTCTGTGCAGTACACTTGTCATCGATTTGTGAAGAACTTGTATACTGGTCATCTCAAGAATTTGCATTTATTGAAATGGATGATGCCTATGCAACAGGAAGCAGCATCATGCCTCAGAAAAAGAATTCAGATGTTGCAGAACTTACAAGAGGCAGAACAGGAGCAGCCATTGGGGATCTCGTCAACATTTTGACTACAATGAAAGGACTCCCGCTTACGTATAACAGAGATCTGCAAGAAGACAAAGATGCTATGTTTTCATCATACACCAGATTGACTTCATGCATCAAAATGTGCAGTGCGATGATTGCTACACTCAGCTTTAACAAAGAAAGAATGCTGTCGGCAGCATCAGAAGGATTTATGAATGCAACCGACCTGGCCGATTATCTTGTAGTGAAAGGGATGCCTTTTAGAAAGGCACATGAAGTTGTCGGCGGAGCCGTCAGGTACTGCATAGATGAAAACAAGAAACTGGAAGATTTGACCCTTAAAGAGCTGCAGTCTTTCAGCGATCTGATTAAAGAAGATGTCTTTGATATACTTCCATTAGAGAAATGCGTAAACAGACGAAAATCATTTGGAGGCACTTCTCCAGAGATAATCCCAGTACAACTGGATAACGGTCATTCCGCAGTAGACCGCCAAAATGCATTTTTGATAGGGGAGCGGAATATCATCGAACAGGCATTTGATGCATTAGAGAAATAA
- a CDS encoding argininosuccinate synthase, giving the protein MQASSTKNKSAKKSKDKVVLAYSGGLDTSVAIKWLEEKYNLDTIAVCIDVGQPGDMKANIERAKSIGAVGAYAIDAKQEFVTDYVWPSLKANAMYQDVYPLSTAIARPLIAKLLVDIAKKEGAKYIAHGCTAKGNDQVRFDVSIAALAPEIGIIAPMREWVMTREEEIDYAKDHNVPIPVKKACPYSTDENLWGRSCECGILEDASVEPPEDSHEWTVSPQKAPAKPTYVEIGFESGIPVSIDGKKTAPVELIKILNEVAGQNGVGRIDHIEDRMVGIKSRETYECPAAIVLIKAHRALENMVLTRDLLSFKRGVEQRYSELCYDGMWFSPLKGAIDAFVDKSQENVTGKVRVKLYRGSAEVVGRSSPCSLYDEGLATYAQGDKFNHKSAEGFIYVWGLPLKTVASIKKAKKPAVQSSNTKKKSASKKK; this is encoded by the coding sequence ATGCAGGCCAGTTCTACCAAGAATAAAAGTGCAAAAAAATCCAAAGATAAAGTCGTTTTAGCATATTCCGGAGGTTTAGACACCTCGGTTGCAATCAAATGGCTGGAAGAAAAATACAATCTAGACACAATTGCAGTTTGTATTGATGTCGGACAGCCTGGCGATATGAAAGCCAATATTGAAAGGGCAAAATCAATCGGCGCCGTTGGAGCTTATGCCATTGATGCCAAACAGGAATTTGTAACTGATTATGTCTGGCCGTCCCTTAAGGCAAACGCCATGTATCAAGATGTTTATCCATTATCAACTGCCATAGCCAGGCCGTTAATAGCTAAACTTTTGGTAGATATTGCTAAGAAAGAAGGAGCAAAATACATAGCACACGGATGCACAGCAAAAGGAAATGATCAGGTAAGGTTTGATGTATCTATCGCGGCTCTGGCTCCTGAAATTGGAATCATCGCTCCCATGAGGGAATGGGTGATGACCCGTGAAGAAGAGATTGACTACGCTAAAGATCATAATGTCCCGATACCAGTAAAGAAAGCATGTCCTTACTCCACTGACGAAAACTTATGGGGAAGGAGTTGCGAGTGCGGAATACTAGAAGATGCTTCGGTAGAGCCTCCGGAAGATTCTCATGAGTGGACTGTATCTCCCCAGAAGGCCCCTGCTAAACCAACATATGTTGAGATAGGTTTCGAGAGCGGAATACCAGTTTCAATTGACGGGAAAAAGACTGCTCCTGTAGAATTAATTAAGATTCTTAATGAAGTGGCCGGACAAAATGGAGTAGGCCGCATTGACCATATTGAAGACCGTATGGTTGGTATTAAATCACGTGAAACATACGAATGCCCAGCCGCAATAGTACTGATTAAAGCTCACCGCGCTCTGGAAAACATGGTTCTTACAAGGGATCTGCTTTCATTCAAAAGGGGCGTTGAGCAGCGTTACTCAGAACTATGCTATGATGGAATGTGGTTCTCTCCACTCAAGGGAGCAATTGACGCCTTCGTAGATAAGAGTCAGGAGAATGTTACTGGAAAAGTTCGCGTTAAACTTTACCGTGGCAGCGCTGAGGTTGTAGGCCGTTCATCACCATGCTCACTGTATGATGAGGGATTAGCTACATATGCTCAGGGAGACAAATTCAACCACAAATCTGCTGAAGGATTCATATATGTCTGGGGTCTCCCTCTGAAGACCGTAGCTTCCATCAAAAAGGCAAAAAAGCCAGCAGTGCAGTCTTCAAACACAAAGAAAAAATCTGCCAGTAAAAAGAAGTGA
- the argC gene encoding N-acetyl-gamma-glutamyl-phosphate reductase: MIKAAIVGGSGYTGSELARILCRHPDISLEAITSRQNCGMKVCNVLPSLNGFVDLCFDSNLKENGDYDLVFCATPHGASMEIIPSLMERGIKVVDLSGDYRLGDPQLYEKWYGRAHVDLRGLHDAVYGLPELFREEIRKASLIANPGCYPTCSSLSLAPLLSAGLIDNYVIIDAKSGTSGAGQELSKLTHHPACGSSITPYKVGNHRHIPEIKMVLSRVYGNEVKTVFTPHLLPIVRGMFTTSYAQLKDNVTEDDVKSAYDKMYGGSKFVRVTNMPSIPSTVGSNVCETGFVIAPENTVVAMGALDNLVKGAAGQAIQNANLMFGLNESTGLDFPGLGV, translated from the coding sequence ATGATAAAAGCTGCAATTGTTGGAGGGTCGGGATACACAGGCAGCGAGCTAGCTCGTATTCTCTGCCGTCATCCAGACATATCGCTTGAAGCAATAACTTCTCGACAGAATTGCGGAATGAAGGTCTGCAATGTGCTGCCTTCTCTGAATGGATTTGTAGATTTATGCTTTGATTCCAATCTTAAAGAAAATGGAGACTATGATCTTGTATTTTGTGCAACTCCTCATGGAGCATCTATGGAGATCATACCATCTCTGATGGAGCGCGGCATAAAAGTAGTAGATCTGAGTGGAGATTACCGTCTTGGCGATCCGCAGCTTTATGAAAAATGGTATGGACGTGCACATGTAGACCTGCGCGGTCTTCATGATGCAGTATATGGTCTTCCTGAGCTGTTCCGCGAAGAAATTAGGAAAGCATCATTGATCGCAAATCCAGGATGTTATCCTACATGCTCTTCATTATCTCTTGCACCTCTGCTGTCTGCAGGTCTGATAGATAATTACGTAATTATTGATGCGAAAAGCGGAACGTCCGGAGCAGGTCAGGAGCTGTCCAAGCTGACACATCATCCAGCCTGTGGGTCTTCAATAACTCCATATAAAGTTGGAAATCATCGGCACATTCCCGAGATCAAAATGGTTCTGAGCCGTGTTTACGGTAATGAAGTCAAGACTGTATTCACACCTCATCTCCTTCCGATTGTACGGGGGATGTTTACCACTTCTTACGCTCAGCTCAAAGATAATGTTACAGAAGATGACGTCAAATCTGCATACGATAAGATGTATGGCGGCAGTAAGTTTGTGCGTGTGACAAATATGCCATCCATTCCATCTACAGTCGGATCTAACGTCTGTGAAACCGGTTTTGTAATCGCTCCAGAGAATACTGTTGTTGCAATGGGAGCGCTTGATAATTTAGTGAAGGGGGCCGCCGGACAAGCAATTCAGAATGCTAATCTCATGTTCGGCTTAAATGAATCAACTGGCCTTGACTTCCCAGGATTGGGGGTATAA
- the argJ gene encoding bifunctional ornithine acetyltransferase/N-acetylglutamate synthase, which yields MEIIDGGVSTPKGFSTYGIHCGIKKKRLDLAMISSDRPAWAVGAYTQNKMRAPPVELMVKRSSPKLQAVVMNSGNANAITGEQGMKDAQAMIDATAECLGIDSDLVGVASTGVISHYMPMDKIIPGIKEISEKLGTGREQDHLAAEAILTTDKTIKEAACRITLKDGTVITIAGMAKGSGMISPSMKALHATTLSFITTDAVLTKVPTYKWQECINKSFNMINVDGDQSTNDTSIMLANGAAGGKPVDDNHEFWEGVLYVLKSLAKQVVMDGEGATKLIELKVSGAKTDKEARTTGRWIISSALVKTAVFGADPNFGRILAALGNSGSEFDLTKIKLCIGDGNEIAVLFENGMPQLIPGGESEAKAREILKHSRIDVYLDLGIGNGSAEAWGCDLTYEYVKINAEYTT from the coding sequence ATGGAAATTATAGATGGAGGAGTATCAACTCCCAAAGGCTTCAGTACCTATGGAATACATTGCGGCATCAAGAAAAAACGCTTAGACCTTGCGATGATCTCTTCAGATCGTCCTGCATGGGCTGTAGGAGCATACACACAGAATAAAATGCGTGCCCCACCCGTTGAACTTATGGTCAAGCGCTCTTCACCAAAGCTCCAGGCTGTTGTCATGAACAGCGGGAATGCAAATGCAATCACTGGAGAACAGGGTATGAAAGATGCACAGGCAATGATTGATGCAACCGCAGAATGTCTTGGAATAGACAGCGATCTTGTCGGAGTAGCATCCACCGGGGTAATATCTCATTATATGCCGATGGACAAGATCATTCCTGGAATCAAAGAAATTTCAGAGAAACTGGGAACAGGCCGTGAACAGGATCATTTGGCTGCTGAAGCGATCCTTACCACTGATAAAACTATCAAAGAAGCCGCATGCAGGATTACACTCAAAGATGGTACAGTAATTACCATTGCCGGTATGGCAAAAGGCTCTGGTATGATCTCCCCTTCAATGAAAGCGCTTCATGCCACTACATTAAGTTTCATAACAACCGATGCCGTCCTTACAAAAGTTCCTACTTATAAGTGGCAGGAATGCATCAATAAGAGTTTCAATATGATCAATGTAGATGGAGATCAGAGTACCAACGACACTTCAATAATGCTTGCCAATGGTGCTGCAGGCGGAAAACCTGTTGATGATAATCATGAGTTCTGGGAAGGTGTTCTTTATGTCCTTAAATCACTGGCCAAACAGGTGGTAATGGATGGGGAAGGAGCCACAAAGCTCATTGAGCTAAAGGTAAGCGGTGCTAAAACTGACAAGGAGGCCCGCACTACAGGACGTTGGATCATTTCATCTGCATTGGTGAAAACTGCAGTTTTTGGTGCAGACCCCAATTTCGGGCGTATTTTGGCAGCACTGGGTAATTCCGGCAGTGAATTTGACCTTACAAAAATAAAGCTCTGCATTGGAGATGGCAATGAAATTGCAGTTCTCTTTGAAAACGGTATGCCGCAGCTTATCCCTGGAGGGGAGTCTGAGGCCAAAGCCCGTGAAATTCTAAAGCATTCCCGTATCGATGTCTATCTGGATCTAGGCATCGGGAACGGAAGTGCTGAAGCCTGGGGATGCGACCTCACATATGAATATGTAAAAATCAACGCTGAGTACACAACATAA
- the argB gene encoding acetylglutamate kinase: protein MNRRILLKFGGNALSDKDDMNRFAQDVCTISNAGFTPVIVHGGGPEISAEMERRGMKALKVAGLRITDIDALHVAEEVLKSLNSEIVQVFQKAGCSVQGMSAEGIITASKKPPVLSDGKEVDLGYVGDVASVNPQSIDSVLMSGNIPIIYPICSDSNGLKLNVNADTVASGVAKAAGASEMVLVTDVPGILNDGKRIPSLTLADVDNLIHSKVITGGMLPKVEACRAALLNGANTVYMLNGKEPHSLARRLINGEDCGTSIMVE, encoded by the coding sequence ATGAATCGTCGCATACTTCTTAAATTTGGAGGGAACGCCCTGTCCGACAAAGACGATATGAATCGATTTGCTCAGGACGTCTGTACCATCTCCAATGCTGGTTTTACTCCAGTTATAGTGCATGGCGGAGGTCCGGAAATCAGTGCAGAAATGGAAAGGCGCGGAATGAAAGCCTTGAAAGTAGCTGGATTGAGAATAACCGACATCGACGCCCTTCATGTTGCTGAGGAAGTATTGAAATCTTTGAACTCAGAAATAGTGCAGGTGTTTCAAAAGGCAGGCTGCAGCGTTCAAGGAATGTCTGCTGAAGGTATAATCACAGCTTCAAAAAAACCTCCTGTGCTATCTGATGGTAAAGAAGTAGATTTAGGGTATGTAGGCGATGTCGCATCTGTAAATCCTCAGAGCATAGATTCTGTTCTGATGTCTGGCAACATCCCTATAATCTACCCAATCTGCTCAGATTCAAACGGATTGAAATTAAATGTCAATGCAGACACAGTCGCATCCGGCGTTGCAAAAGCCGCAGGTGCTTCAGAAATGGTTCTTGTTACGGATGTGCCGGGGATTCTGAATGATGGAAAGAGAATCCCGTCTCTGACCTTGGCGGATGTCGATAATCTGATACATTCCAAGGTAATCACCGGTGGAATGCTTCCGAAAGTGGAAGCATGCCGTGCGGCACTGCTGAATGGAGCTAATACTGTATATATGCTGAACGGAAAGGAGCCGCACTCATTAGCCAGGCGTCTTATCAACGGTGAAGACTGCGGTACGTCAATAATGGTCGAATAA
- a CDS encoding acetylornithine/succinylornithine family transaminase, protein MNTDEVKSLDSKYLFQNYGRQNLCFERGEAEFLYDLDGKKYIDLVAGIAVNALGYAHPDLVNAICEQSRKLMHVSNLYLVKEQALAAEALASVCPDPISKTLFVNSGAEANEAALKLAVKHTNRSRIVTAKNSFHGRTAASLSATGQPKYQNGFTPLLSHAFEYIEYGNVEELKKTVNSETAAVLMEPIQGEGGVIPAGKEFFKAARDICDDYGALFIVDEVQTGMGRTGKWFGFENYDVVPDIFTLAKALGGGFPIGACVTSPEIAETLKPGMHGTTFGGNPMGCTLVKTVIDVMKRDKLVERSSDAGSKWMADLKKASSSEVRGFGMMLGMVIEDGRGLQAAALERNILVNVCGGGVVRLIPPLITSDESLSSFTKVVEDFF, encoded by the coding sequence ATGAATACAGATGAAGTAAAATCATTGGACTCAAAATATCTTTTTCAGAATTATGGCCGCCAAAACCTATGTTTTGAGCGTGGAGAAGCAGAATTCCTTTATGATCTGGATGGTAAGAAATACATCGATCTTGTAGCAGGGATAGCTGTAAATGCGTTAGGCTATGCTCATCCAGATTTAGTAAATGCAATCTGTGAGCAGTCTCGCAAGCTGATGCATGTTTCAAATCTTTATCTTGTGAAGGAGCAGGCCCTGGCCGCAGAAGCTTTAGCTTCGGTTTGTCCCGATCCCATCAGCAAGACACTTTTCGTCAACAGCGGGGCGGAAGCAAACGAGGCTGCGCTTAAGCTTGCCGTAAAGCACACAAACCGCTCTCGCATCGTAACAGCAAAGAATTCATTTCACGGTCGGACCGCTGCATCACTTTCTGCAACTGGCCAGCCGAAGTATCAAAATGGATTTACGCCCCTTCTTTCGCATGCCTTTGAGTATATTGAATATGGAAATGTGGAAGAACTTAAGAAAACTGTAAACTCTGAAACTGCAGCTGTGCTCATGGAGCCTATTCAGGGAGAAGGCGGAGTAATACCGGCAGGAAAAGAGTTTTTCAAGGCAGCGCGTGACATTTGTGATGATTATGGCGCTTTGTTTATTGTAGACGAGGTGCAGACTGGTATGGGCCGCACAGGCAAATGGTTTGGATTTGAAAACTACGATGTAGTGCCAGATATATTTACGCTGGCTAAAGCTCTCGGCGGAGGTTTCCCAATAGGTGCATGCGTTACATCTCCAGAAATTGCTGAGACTCTGAAACCGGGAATGCATGGTACTACCTTTGGAGGAAATCCCATGGGCTGCACGCTTGTCAAAACAGTTATTGACGTCATGAAACGCGACAAGCTGGTAGAGCGCTCATCAGATGCTGGATCAAAATGGATGGCAGATTTGAAAAAAGCCTCCTCTTCAGAGGTGCGTGGGTTCGGCATGATGCTGGGTATGGTTATAGAAGACGGCCGCGGTCTGCAGGCTGCTGCGCTGGAACGAAATATCCTCGTCAACGTATGCGGCGGCGGAGTAGTGCGTTTAATTCCTCCACTGATAACTTCTGATGAATCCCTTTCTTCATTTACTAAGGTGGTTGAAGATTTCTTCTAA
- a CDS encoding secondary thiamine-phosphate synthase enzyme YjbQ has product MSLHEFSISTSSKEELIDITSQVSEAVKKDGIEEGVCLVHIPHTTAAVTINENADPDVQHDLLLGLDAAFPDRNEFRHSEGNSSAHLKSSCIGCSQTIIISKGRLLLGTWQGLYFCEFDGPRRRKYFVKTMKD; this is encoded by the coding sequence ATGAGCCTGCATGAGTTCAGTATCTCTACGTCTTCGAAAGAGGAGCTGATTGACATTACTTCTCAGGTATCCGAAGCGGTGAAAAAAGACGGAATTGAAGAAGGCGTTTGTTTAGTTCACATACCACACACAACAGCGGCTGTGACGATAAACGAAAATGCCGATCCTGATGTACAGCATGATCTTCTATTGGGTCTGGATGCTGCATTTCCGGACCGCAATGAATTCAGACACAGTGAGGGAAATTCATCAGCTCACTTAAAGTCAAGCTGCATAGGCTGTTCTCAGACGATTATAATCTCTAAAGGCAGGCTGCTTTTAGGCACATGGCAGGGACTATACTTTTGTGAATTCGATGGTCCTAGACGAAGGAAATATTTTGTGAAAACTATGAAAGACTGA
- a CDS encoding DUF7523 family protein, with amino-acid sequence MKKETSKESIAERTREYIDAHPSIKDCMSKDLINYSSLARQIMKDLAVNNEEAVMIACRRYAMKLNNHDYEGSILKVLSNSRLVLKTKISIITAKNDWNVLQCLETVFSKLLNEKSAMQIIQGQQAITVICDENLMNEVISAIRSENVVKTRTNLVEISVRSPERISDVSGVFAYLANNLADGGINVIESVSVFTDTIFIIDESDMINAYSILSKCIESAERISGVA; translated from the coding sequence TTGAAGAAAGAGACTAGTAAGGAAAGCATCGCGGAGCGCACCCGCGAATATATCGATGCACATCCTAGCATTAAGGACTGCATGTCTAAAGACTTGATAAATTATTCATCTTTAGCACGACAGATAATGAAAGATTTAGCTGTCAATAATGAAGAAGCAGTCATGATTGCATGCAGACGATATGCTATGAAGCTGAACAACCACGATTATGAAGGAAGCATTCTGAAGGTTCTCAGTAATTCAAGGCTTGTTCTTAAGACAAAAATATCCATCATCACAGCTAAGAACGACTGGAATGTGCTTCAGTGTCTGGAAACTGTTTTCTCAAAACTTTTGAATGAGAAATCTGCAATGCAAATAATCCAGGGACAGCAGGCAATTACAGTCATATGTGATGAAAATTTGATGAATGAAGTAATAAGTGCCATACGTAGTGAAAACGTAGTGAAAACACGTACTAATCTTGTAGAGATTTCTGTTCGTTCTCCAGAGCGTATCAGTGATGTAAGCGGTGTGTTTGCATATTTGGCAAACAACCTTGCAGACGGAGGCATAAATGTGATCGAGTCTGTAAGTGTGTTTACTGATACAATTTTCATTATTGACGAATCAGATATGATAAATGCCTATTCAATTTTGTCAAAATGCATAGAATCTGCAGAAAGGATATCAGGAGTAGCATGA
- a CDS encoding cupin domain-containing protein — translation MKHFKCNNFEWIEGRGYKKKRLPVSNTLPAEVDFIQEVRFSKGSSMPDHYHKKQTEIFYALAAGYMIINDSEIIISQGDTIVCEPGDVHGIPEIKDDFGFLVLKINYEENDTIWL, via the coding sequence ATGAAACATTTTAAATGCAACAATTTTGAGTGGATTGAAGGCAGAGGTTACAAAAAGAAAAGACTGCCAGTTTCAAATACACTTCCTGCAGAAGTTGACTTTATTCAGGAAGTCAGGTTTTCCAAAGGTTCTTCAATGCCTGATCACTATCATAAAAAACAGACTGAGATCTTCTATGCCTTGGCGGCAGGTTACATGATCATCAATGATTCGGAGATTATAATCTCGCAGGGTGATACAATAGTCTGTGAGCCTGGGGATGTTCATGGCATACCTGAAATAAAAGATGATTTTGGATTTTTAGTCTTAAAAATTAATTATGAAGAAAATGATACTATCTGGCTTTAA
- a CDS encoding asparagine synthase-related protein: protein MSFRYDKLENSIVTVIKDNVKGKDIGVAFSGGLDSGLVSAIAKEYANSVTLYTCGSENAYDVIMAKDLSEKLGLPWVHVQISKENIEDLIKEMISATGTTDPFTISYELQLFCVCKASKEDCILTGQGADEYFMGCAKFIDQPDDDYEILKNAAVERLLDVSVPCEKKIASHFNKDLVYVYINELVVSEIWNIDPDELKPKDMDSRKSVLKEIAIDLGYPVLAERKKKSSQYGSGTTDLIRGLARKNGMKYNEYIESLCEDVLHGVESRRKTAAVYARVDPIIKAEAERILQQQGSSPSEAVEKLYLKIIADGRLNISDHA from the coding sequence ATGTCTTTCAGATACGACAAATTGGAAAATTCAATTGTCACAGTCATTAAAGATAATGTCAAAGGCAAGGATATCGGCGTGGCATTCTCCGGCGGCCTTGATTCAGGATTAGTCTCAGCAATCGCTAAAGAGTATGCGAACTCAGTCACTCTTTATACGTGTGGATCTGAGAATGCATATGACGTTATCATGGCTAAGGATCTCTCTGAAAAGCTCGGACTTCCATGGGTTCACGTACAGATCTCCAAAGAGAACATAGAAGATCTAATTAAAGAGATGATAAGCGCCACAGGAACGACTGATCCATTCACAATATCGTATGAACTGCAACTATTCTGTGTCTGCAAGGCATCTAAAGAAGACTGTATTTTAACTGGCCAGGGAGCCGATGAGTATTTTATGGGATGTGCCAAGTTCATCGACCAACCTGATGATGATTATGAAATACTAAAAAATGCAGCTGTGGAAAGACTTCTGGATGTGTCTGTTCCCTGCGAAAAGAAAATTGCAAGCCATTTCAATAAAGACCTTGTTTATGTATACATCAATGAGTTGGTAGTCTCTGAAATATGGAACATTGATCCTGATGAGCTGAAACCGAAAGACATGGACTCCAGAAAATCAGTTCTCAAAGAGATTGCCATTGATCTTGGATATCCAGTACTTGCAGAAAGAAAGAAAAAATCATCCCAATATGGCTCTGGAACTACAGATCTAATACGCGGTCTAGCTAGAAAAAATGGAATGAAATATAATGAATATATCGAATCATTATGCGAAGATGTCCTGCACGGAGTTGAGTCAAGAAGAAAGACGGCTGCGGTGTATGCTCGTGTAGATCCGATCATTAAAGCAGAAGCTGAAAGAATATTACAGCAGCAGGGATCATCGCCGTCCGAAGCTGTAGAAAAGCTCTATCTAAAAATTATAGCAGATGGCCGTTTGAATATCTCAGATCATGCTTAA
- a CDS encoding 4Fe-4S double cluster binding domain-containing protein gives MNEDDLKEELRKKSKELGFQLFGVSDINKMENVPFPDGRGLQKPSEVMPSAKSLIMMGMVIWDEGMNVSVSTAGSGDFSGGDSEYYNLYYQIVENKAWYFCKWLRDTKGAEAIPSTTIHAKAAASLAGLGFIGHSTLVITPEYGPRVRWIAVLTELELEPDQPFTRDLCAEQPLCKNGSLCVKSCPYNAIIPGPSQGVEPGKKVTYGKCVVAHEFDTKLDKTWEEHIRRVSDRGFAECTICNLACPYGKPVVKEIIPKKRGY, from the coding sequence ATGAACGAGGACGATCTTAAAGAAGAATTACGAAAAAAATCCAAAGAATTGGGATTCCAGCTCTTCGGTGTTTCTGACATCAACAAGATGGAAAATGTACCATTCCCTGATGGCAGAGGTCTGCAGAAACCATCTGAAGTGATGCCAAGTGCCAAATCATTGATAATGATGGGCATGGTGATATGGGATGAAGGAATGAATGTTTCAGTATCTACAGCTGGCAGCGGAGATTTCAGCGGTGGAGACTCAGAATACTATAACCTTTACTATCAGATAGTAGAGAACAAAGCATGGTATTTCTGTAAATGGCTGAGAGATACGAAAGGTGCAGAGGCTATTCCATCCACTACGATACACGCTAAGGCAGCAGCATCTCTTGCTGGTTTAGGATTCATAGGACACAGCACATTGGTCATTACACCAGAATATGGTCCGCGTGTCCGCTGGATCGCCGTTCTCACAGAGCTTGAGCTGGAACCGGATCAACCATTCACGCGCGATCTCTGCGCCGAACAGCCGCTGTGCAAAAATGGATCGTTGTGTGTAAAGTCCTGCCCATATAATGCGATCATTCCGGGTCCTTCACAAGGCGTGGAGCCTGGAAAGAAAGTAACATATGGCAAATGCGTTGTAGCACATGAATTTGATACTAAACTTGATAAAACCTGGGAAGAACATATACGCCGTGTTTCCGACAGGGGATTTGCAGAATGCACCATATGCAATCTAGCCTGCCCATACGGAAAACCTGTAGTAAAAGAGATTATTCCCAAAAAACGCGGATACTGA
- a CDS encoding Ada metal-binding domain-containing protein, translating to MKELTDDEKYNAIVNRNKKYDGVFWFCAKASECYCMPSCKARTPMRQNIRYFDTQVEAQAAGYRPCKRCRPDKFISNPDKKWY from the coding sequence TTGAAGGAATTGACTGATGATGAAAAATACAATGCTATCGTAAATCGCAACAAAAAATATGATGGTGTTTTCTGGTTCTGCGCCAAAGCATCTGAATGCTATTGTATGCCATCTTGTAAGGCAAGAACGCCAATGCGTCAAAATATCAGATATTTTGATACACAGGTTGAAGCCCAGGCTGCAGGTTACCGTCCATGCAAAAGATGTCGCCCGGATAAGTTCATTTCAAACCCAGATAAAAAATGGTATTGA